In the Arachis ipaensis cultivar K30076 chromosome B10, Araip1.1, whole genome shotgun sequence genome, one interval contains:
- the LOC107620283 gene encoding uncharacterized protein LOC107620283: MDLHSNSQQATTKWGRAAGEAISGSEFESEICMAGENVYVIIYPNGEISHTAEGITFVCDDPLWIMIPPQTSLQDLKNLILMHTGMVGKKEIMKLTYRMPVAVANSFSYQKMQIKADQHVSMMFSYHRSIGSIYSLELCLNLQDIGGSSSSSNNVEGVGNRGAGDFVPDRDTIRAPSPSFNAFVPRVQNLVIREARPAPSTHVGVDRVPEAAIVDTSDEDEIEDFSGDEADVVPETQPLHGDDVPPTRVEPVGGGGSSSMPSHYLSLNLGAMHSTNVEDRPSTYPVSGEMELEVGLKFLNRESAMLAVKNYNIRRSAEYKVVESDQSRYVCRCKQFGDRCRWMVRVAKTRSCRFWEIRKYEGLSDETYSMTSTYR, encoded by the exons ATGGATTTACACTCCAATTCGCAGCAGGCGACCACGAAATGGGGCAGAGCAGCAGGAGAGGCCATCTCAG GTAGTGAATTTGAATCTGAGATTTGTATGGCGGGGGAAAATGTTTACGTGATTATATATCCTAATGGAGAAATTTCTCACACGGCAGAAGGTATTACATTCGTTTGCGACGATCCGCTGTGGATAATGATTCCACCACAAACATCGTTGCAGGATTTGAAGAATCTGATTCTGATGCACACCGGAATGGTTGGGAAAAAAGAAATTATGAAGCTGACCTACAGAATGCCGGTTGCGGTGGCCAACTCGTTTTCCTATCAAAAAATGCAGATAAAAGCTGATCAGCATGTGTCGATGATGTTTTCTTATCATCGCAGCATAGGAAGCATCTATTCATTGGAGCTTTGTCTGAATCTTCAGGACATTGGTGGAAGCTCGTCCAGTTCGAATAATGTGGAGGGTGTCGGGAACCGCGGAGCTGGTGATTTTGTTCCAGATCGGGATACCATTAGGGCCCCCAGTCCAAGCTTCAACGCATTTGTCCCGAGGGTACAAAATTTAGTTATTCGTGAAGCACGCCCCGCCCCTTCTACACACGTGGGGGTCGATAGGGTTCCAGAGGCTGCTATTGTAGATACGTCTGACGAGGATGAGATTGAAGATTTCAGCGGTGATGAAGCAGATGTCGTTCCAGAGACGCAGCCTCTACATGGCGATGATGTGCCTCCAACACGGGTCGAACCTGTAGGTGGTGGTGGTTCTTCCTCCATGCCGTCACACTACCTATCCTTAAATTTGGGTGCGATGCATTCGACTAACGTAGAGGACAGACCGAGCACGTATCCTGTGTCAGGCGAGATGGAGCTTGAGGTTGGGCTGAAATTTCTTAACCGGGAATCAGCGATGCTAGCGGTAAAAAACTACAACATACGCAGGAGTGCAGAATATAAGGTTGTAGAGTCAGACCAAAGCAGGTATGTATGTCGATGTAAGCAGTTCGGGGACCGATGTCGTTGGATGGTACGGGTTGCGAAGACAAGGTCCTGTAGATTTTGGGAAATCCGAAAGTATGAAGGTCTCTCTGATGAAACTTACTCCATGACCTCAACGTACCGCTAA
- the LOC107622256 gene encoding uncharacterized protein LOC107622256 isoform X4 encodes MANSKAFFFSAFLFSFFLSIRVFARELFNEKKIQAYNVEDNELKGSRRSSSWPVDYNLNLNDIRMKFQKDYNYPTNYDSGGDIPILPMLGRVIPFPKKPKQPPQQQEPNQNQNSNPKATPPYYKEEPRWIDPTDPPYRDKGSYPSKYRDSKYTLFFHLVQQKLLETKSSHYYYTPLFGYHQNDLQWNHHVSPKIRKDHYFTNFLGYQPSGFEEMEPELYR; translated from the exons ATGGCCAACTCAAAGGCCTTTTTTTTCTctgcttttcttttttcatttttcttatctattCGTGTCTTTGCTCGTGAACTTTTCAATG AAAAGAAAATTCAAGCATACAATGTGGAGGATAATGAGTTAAAAGGgtcaagaagaagcagcagctggcCGGTTGACTATAATCTTAATCTCAATGATATTCGAATGAAATTTCAAAAGGATTATAATTATCCTACCAACTATGATTCAGGTGGTGATATTCCTATTCTTCCAATGTTGGGTAGAGTTATTCCATTTCCTAAAAAACCTAAACAACCACCACAACAACAAGaaccaaatcaaaatcaaaattcaaatccgAAGGCTACTCCACCGTATTATAAAGAAGAACCACGGTGGATAGATCCCACTGATCCTCCTTACAGGGATAAGGGATCGTATCCATCCAAATATAGAGATTCAAAGTATACATTATTCTTTCATTTAGTGCAACAAAAACTACTTGAAACTAAAAGCAGCCATTACTACTATACTCCTTTGTTTGGCTACCATCAAAATGATTTGCAATGGAATCATCATGTGTCACCTAAAATTCGAAAGGATCACTACTTTACTAATTTTCTTGGCTACCAACCCTCAGGTTTTGAAGAAATGG AACCGGAACTATACCGATGA
- the LOC107622256 gene encoding uncharacterized protein LOC107622256 isoform X3 — protein MANSKAFFFSAFLFSFFLSIRVFARELFNEKKIQAYNVEDNELKGSRRSSSWPVDYNLNLNDIRMKFQKDYNYPTNYDSGGDIPILPMLGRVIPFPKKPKQPPQQQEPNQNQNSNPKATPPYYKEEPRWIDPTDPPYRDKGSYPSKYRDSKYTLFFHLVQQKLLETKSSHYYYTPLFGYHQNDLQWNHHVSPKIRKDHYFTNFLGYQPSGFEEMDTNPNQALKN, from the exons ATGGCCAACTCAAAGGCCTTTTTTTTCTctgcttttcttttttcatttttcttatctattCGTGTCTTTGCTCGTGAACTTTTCAATG AAAAGAAAATTCAAGCATACAATGTGGAGGATAATGAGTTAAAAGGgtcaagaagaagcagcagctggcCGGTTGACTATAATCTTAATCTCAATGATATTCGAATGAAATTTCAAAAGGATTATAATTATCCTACCAACTATGATTCAGGTGGTGATATTCCTATTCTTCCAATGTTGGGTAGAGTTATTCCATTTCCTAAAAAACCTAAACAACCACCACAACAACAAGaaccaaatcaaaatcaaaattcaaatccgAAGGCTACTCCACCGTATTATAAAGAAGAACCACGGTGGATAGATCCCACTGATCCTCCTTACAGGGATAAGGGATCGTATCCATCCAAATATAGAGATTCAAAGTATACATTATTCTTTCATTTAGTGCAACAAAAACTACTTGAAACTAAAAGCAGCCATTACTACTATACTCCTTTGTTTGGCTACCATCAAAATGATTTGCAATGGAATCATCATGTGTCACCTAAAATTCGAAAGGATCACTACTTTACTAATTTTCTTGGCTACCAACCCTCAGGTTTTGAAGAAATGG ATACCAACCCTAATCAGGCTTTAAAGAATTG A
- the LOC107623169 gene encoding prohibitin-1, mitochondrial — translation MNLKNMKVPNVPGGAGGGAASALLKLSVIGGIGLYAAANSLYNVEGGHRAIVFNRLIGVKDKVYPEGTHFVVPWFERPVIYDVRARPHLVESTSGSRDLQMVKIGLRVLTRPLPSELPTIYRTLGENFNERVLPSIIHETLKAVVAQYNASQLITQREAVSREIRKVLTERAVNFNIALDDVSITTLTFGKEFTAAIEAKQVAAQEAERAKFVVEKAEQDKRSVVIRAQGEAKSAQLIGQAIANNPAFITLRKIEAAREIANTVSNAANKVYLNSDDLLLNLQEMKLEPSKK, via the exons ATGAATCTGAAGAACATGAAGGTTCCGAACGTTCCCGGAGGTGCTGGTGGTGGCGCAGCGTCGGCGCTGTTGAAGCTGAGTGTCATCGGTGGGATTGGTTTGTATGCTGCTGCCAACAGTCTCTACAATGTTGAGGGAGGACACCGAGCTATTGTTTTCAACCGTTTGATTGGTGTCAAAGACAAG GTCTATCCGGAAGGGACACACTTCGTTGTTCCATGGTTTGAGAGGCCTGTCATATATGATGTTCGTGCACGACCGCATCTAGTTGAGAGTACCTCAGGAAGTCGTGATCTCCAGATG GTGAAAATTGGGCTTCGAGTCCTTACTCGTCCTTTGCCAAGTGAGTTACCTACAATTTATCGGACCCTTGGTGAGAACTTCAATGAAAGGGTTTTACCTTCAATTATACATGAAACTTTGAAAGCTGTTGTCGCCCAATACAATGCCAGCCAGCTTATTACTCAGCGCGAG GCTGTTAGTAGGGAAATCCGGAAGGTTCTGACTGAGAGGGCTGTTAACTTCAATATCGCCCTTGATGATGTGTCAATTACCACTCTAACGTTTGGCAAGGAATTTACTGCTGCAATTGAAGCCAAACAGGTGGCTGCACAAGAAGCTGAGAGGGCTAAATTTGTTGTGGAGAAAGCTGAACAAGACAAGAGAAGTGTCGTAATTAGAGCACAG GGAGAAGCAAAAAGTGCCCAACTTATTGGACAAGCTATTGCCAACAATCCAGCTTTTATCACACTGAGGAAGATCGAAGCCGCAAGAGAGATTGCGAATACCGTATCCAACGCAGCAAACAAGGTTTACCTGAACTCAGATGATCTGTTGCTGAATCTTCAGGAGATGAAGTTGGAGCCAAGCAAGAAGTGA
- the LOC107622256 gene encoding uncharacterized protein LOC107622256 isoform X2: MANSKAFFFSAFLFSFFLSIRVFARELFNEKKIQAYNVEDNELKGSRRSSSWPVDYNLNLNDIRMKFQKDYNYPTNYDSGGDIPILPMLGRVIPFPKKPKQPPQQQEPNQNQNSNPKATPPYYKEEPRWIDPTDPPYRDKGSYPSKYRDSKYTLFFHLVQQKLLETKSSHYYYTPLFGYHQNDLQWNHHVSPKIRKDHYFTNFLGYQPSGFEEMDTNPNQALKNCAEPELYR, translated from the exons ATGGCCAACTCAAAGGCCTTTTTTTTCTctgcttttcttttttcatttttcttatctattCGTGTCTTTGCTCGTGAACTTTTCAATG AAAAGAAAATTCAAGCATACAATGTGGAGGATAATGAGTTAAAAGGgtcaagaagaagcagcagctggcCGGTTGACTATAATCTTAATCTCAATGATATTCGAATGAAATTTCAAAAGGATTATAATTATCCTACCAACTATGATTCAGGTGGTGATATTCCTATTCTTCCAATGTTGGGTAGAGTTATTCCATTTCCTAAAAAACCTAAACAACCACCACAACAACAAGaaccaaatcaaaatcaaaattcaaatccgAAGGCTACTCCACCGTATTATAAAGAAGAACCACGGTGGATAGATCCCACTGATCCTCCTTACAGGGATAAGGGATCGTATCCATCCAAATATAGAGATTCAAAGTATACATTATTCTTTCATTTAGTGCAACAAAAACTACTTGAAACTAAAAGCAGCCATTACTACTATACTCCTTTGTTTGGCTACCATCAAAATGATTTGCAATGGAATCATCATGTGTCACCTAAAATTCGAAAGGATCACTACTTTACTAATTTTCTTGGCTACCAACCCTCAGGTTTTGAAGAAATGG ATACCAACCCTAATCAGGCTTTAAAGAATTG TGCAGAACCGGAACTATACCGATGA
- the LOC107622256 gene encoding uncharacterized protein LOC107622256 isoform X1 translates to MANSKAFFFSAFLFSFFLSIRVFARELFNEKKIQAYNVEDNELKGSRRSSSWPVDYNLNLNDIRMKFQKDYNYPTNYDSGGDIPILPMLGRVIPFPKKPKQPPQQQEPNQNQNSNPKATPPYYKEEPRWIDPTDPPYRDKGSYPSKYRDSKYTLFFHLVQQKLLETKSSHYYYTPLFGYHQNDLQWNHHVSPKIRKDHYFTNFLGYQPSGFEEMVQNRNYTDDENVPWHHKMMIIDHPFRYQLEVYPFVSNRNFFLDEWC, encoded by the exons ATGGCCAACTCAAAGGCCTTTTTTTTCTctgcttttcttttttcatttttcttatctattCGTGTCTTTGCTCGTGAACTTTTCAATG AAAAGAAAATTCAAGCATACAATGTGGAGGATAATGAGTTAAAAGGgtcaagaagaagcagcagctggcCGGTTGACTATAATCTTAATCTCAATGATATTCGAATGAAATTTCAAAAGGATTATAATTATCCTACCAACTATGATTCAGGTGGTGATATTCCTATTCTTCCAATGTTGGGTAGAGTTATTCCATTTCCTAAAAAACCTAAACAACCACCACAACAACAAGaaccaaatcaaaatcaaaattcaaatccgAAGGCTACTCCACCGTATTATAAAGAAGAACCACGGTGGATAGATCCCACTGATCCTCCTTACAGGGATAAGGGATCGTATCCATCCAAATATAGAGATTCAAAGTATACATTATTCTTTCATTTAGTGCAACAAAAACTACTTGAAACTAAAAGCAGCCATTACTACTATACTCCTTTGTTTGGCTACCATCAAAATGATTTGCAATGGAATCATCATGTGTCACCTAAAATTCGAAAGGATCACTACTTTACTAATTTTCTTGGCTACCAACCCTCAGGTTTTGAAGAAATGG TGCAGAACCGGAACTATACCGATGATGAAAATGTACCATGGCATCACAAAATGATGATCATTGATCATCCTTTCAGATATCAATTGGAGGTATATCCATTCGTTTCCAACCgaaatttcttccttgatgaatGGTGTTAG
- the LOC107623168 gene encoding histone-lysine N-methyltransferase, H3 lysine-9 specific SUVH3-like: MELCLVGLHGQTMSGIDYATMKCESQEEPLALSIVSSGEYDDDTEDNDILVYSGQGDFHKKDKNATDQKLQRGNLALDRSSQRHNEVRVIRGLKDATNKSTKIYVYDGLYKIQDSWIEKGKSGGGIFKYKFVRLPEQPSAFAVWKSVQKWKEGTLSRSGLIIKDLSSGIESIPVSLVNEVDNAKGPGFFTYVHSLKNPKPFGSIMSSDGCNCNKACVPGDLSCSCIQRNVGDFPYIANGFRVSRKPLVHECGELCLPNCKNRVYQSGLKHYMEVFKTMDRGWGLRSLDPIRAGTFICEYAGEVVDRAKLSVNGREGDNEYIFDTSRIFKPFKWNYEPSLLEDGASSDGNEDYDIQSHLIISAKDVGNVARFMNHSFSSSFFSLSLSAVTASNLCCCLVG, translated from the coding sequence ATGGAGTTATGTCTCGTGGGCTTACATGGACAGACAATGAGCGGAATCGACTATGCGACTATGAAATGTGAATCTCAGGAGGAACCTTTGGCTCTAAGCATTGTTTCGTCTGGAGAATATGATGATGATACAGAGGATAATGATATTTTGGTATATAGTGGTCAGGGTGACTTCCACAAGAAAGATAAGAATGCAACTGATCAGAAGCTTCAAAGGGGTAATCTTGCTTTGGATAGAAGTTCACAACGGCATAATGAAGTAAGAGTCATCCGTGGACTGAAAGATGCTACTAACAAAAGCACAAAAATATATGTTTATGATGGTTTGTATAAAATCCAAGATTCTTGGATAGAAAAGGGGAAGTCTGGTGGTGGCATTTTTAAGTATAAGTTTGTAAGATTGCCTGAACAGCCCAGTGCTTTTGCTGTTTGGAAATCAGTTCAGAAATGGAAAGAAGGCACCCTTTCAAGGAGTGGTCTTATTATTAAAGATCTCTCTTCAGGAATCGAGAGTATTCCTGTATCACTTGTCAATGAGGTTGATAATGCAAAGGGTCCTGGTTTCTTCACTTATGTTCATTCTCTCAAAAACCCAAAACCATTTGGTTCAATTATGTCTTCTGATGGATGCAATTGTAACAAAGCATGTGTCCCGGGAGATTTGAGTTGCTCTTGCATTCAGAGAAATGTTGGTGATTTTCCATATATTGCAAATGGTTTTCGAGTAAGTCGGAAGCCACTGGTTCATGAATGTGGTGAATTATGTCTTCCGAATTGCAAAAATCGAGTGTACCAGTCTGGTTTAAAGCATTACATGGAAGTGTTCAAAACGATGGATCGAGGGTGGGGTCTTCGATCATTGGATCCTATTCGTGCTGGTACTTTTATTTGTGAGTATGCAGGAGAAGTTGTTGACAGAGCCAAGTTAAGTGTGAACGGGAGGGAAGGAGATAATGAGTACATATTTGATACAAGCCGTATTTTTAAACCTTTCAAGTGGAACTATGAACCTAGCTTACTGGAAGACGGGGCTTCAAGTGATGGCAATGAAGATTATGATATACAATCCCATCTAATTATAAGTGCCAAAGATGTTGGGAACGTGGCTAGATTCATGAATCATagtttttcttcctctttcttttcactTTCTCTCTCAGCAGTTACAGCTTCAAACTTATGTTGTTGCTTGGTTGGTTAG